A region of Blastocatellia bacterium DNA encodes the following proteins:
- a CDS encoding B12-binding domain-containing protein has translation MKQSYSTKELAEMWDVSESTVKRWADAGALPCRKTVGGHRKFELDDIVEFQSRCGLAKLPAHLANGRSESPCEFKHLLETADYGALAERFRQAALAGQFDFVTHLFNKAQEYGMSLATIGEKLIRPAMREVGELWRTGKIGVLDEHLAMVATCAALSALRENAEKKGETERLAIVGCAEGELHQLAAMMVRDLLESQDWQVIYFGSPTPLFSFAEAVDRFKPQLVCISITMADHIERARRDYEDLRRAAERQQTTIVLGGAALTDTAVRARFPESHYVNSLDDLLDLIKQES, from the coding sequence ATGAAGCAGTCGTATTCAACCAAAGAACTAGCCGAGATGTGGGATGTCAGCGAGTCAACCGTCAAGCGGTGGGCGGACGCCGGTGCGCTGCCTTGTCGCAAAACGGTCGGCGGTCATCGCAAATTCGAGCTGGATGACATCGTCGAATTTCAAAGCCGCTGTGGGCTGGCAAAGCTGCCGGCGCACCTCGCGAATGGTCGCAGTGAATCGCCCTGCGAGTTCAAGCACCTGCTCGAAACCGCGGACTACGGGGCGCTCGCCGAGCGCTTCCGGCAGGCGGCGCTGGCCGGACAATTCGATTTCGTCACCCACCTGTTTAATAAGGCGCAAGAGTATGGCATGTCGCTGGCAACCATCGGCGAGAAGCTGATTCGCCCGGCCATGCGCGAAGTCGGCGAGTTGTGGCGCACAGGCAAGATCGGCGTGCTTGATGAGCATCTGGCAATGGTGGCGACGTGTGCGGCGCTCTCGGCGCTGCGCGAGAACGCCGAAAAGAAAGGCGAGACAGAGCGCCTGGCCATCGTCGGCTGTGCCGAAGGCGAGCTTCATCAATTGGCGGCGATGATGGTGCGTGACCTGTTAGAAAGCCAGGACTGGCAGGTCATCTATTTCGGCTCGCCGACGCCGCTCTTTTCCTTTGCCGAAGCGGTTGATCGCTTCAAGCCACAACTGGTCTGCATATCGATTACGATGGCCGATCATATCGAGCGAGCGCGGCGCGATTACGAAGACCTGCGGCGGGCCGCCGAGCGGCAGCAGACGACAATCGTTCTCGGCGGCGCGGCGCTCACCGACACGGCAGTGCGTGCGCGCTTCCCCGAATCGCATTACGTCAACTCCCTCGACGACCTGCTCGATCTCATCAAACAAGAAAGCTAG
- a CDS encoding holo-ACP synthase, translating into MIARRRANLLKMIIAIGIDMVEIARLAEVFARRGERFRDRVFTASEIAYCESRAGRMESYAARFAAKEAAMKALGTGWGEGVGWRDIEVLRLPTGLPSLQFHGRALERLTALGADRAHLSLTHSRDLALAHVVLEGKKKKRRGDAATR; encoded by the coding sequence TTGATTGCAAGACGTCGCGCCAACCTGCTCAAGATGATCATCGCCATCGGCATTGATATGGTAGAGATTGCGCGGCTCGCGGAAGTCTTCGCGCGACGCGGCGAGCGTTTCCGCGACCGCGTCTTTACGGCGTCCGAGATTGCTTACTGCGAGAGCCGCGCCGGTCGGATGGAGAGTTATGCGGCGCGCTTTGCCGCCAAGGAAGCGGCGATGAAGGCGCTCGGCACCGGCTGGGGCGAGGGGGTCGGCTGGCGCGACATCGAAGTGCTGCGTTTGCCAACGGGTCTCCCCTCGCTACAGTTTCATGGCCGGGCGCTCGAACGCCTGACCGCACTCGGCGCCGACCGCGCCCACCTCTCGCTCACCCATTCACGCGACCTCGCGCTGGCGCACGTCGTCTTAGAAGGCAAAAAGAAAAAGCGACGCGGCGACGCGGCGACACGGTGA
- a CDS encoding LamG domain-containing protein, with protein MGGALFFPANFFVSVADDPALRFGTSNFSIDAWVASAQPNSVIGIVDKLDMVTTVTKVGYAFYIQNGHLTFVMGNGTPYATTAQVNIVNTGLSWHHVAVTVNRTGGVGTFYVDGAAVATFSPLPSNVDISSMSTLQLGGSRLFATLGEYLLDEIEIFNGVLEAGDVKRIFDAGPSGKCFNIIPVPPPHRPGTARQP; from the coding sequence GTGGGCGGCGCGCTGTTCTTCCCGGCGAATTTCTTCGTGAGCGTCGCCGATGATCCGGCGCTCAGATTCGGCACCAGCAATTTCTCCATCGACGCGTGGGTCGCGAGCGCCCAGCCGAATTCCGTCATCGGCATTGTTGACAAGCTGGACATGGTCACAACGGTCACGAAGGTTGGCTACGCCTTCTACATCCAGAACGGCCACCTGACATTCGTGATGGGTAACGGGACCCCGTACGCGACCACGGCGCAGGTCAACATCGTCAATACGGGCTTGAGCTGGCACCATGTCGCCGTCACGGTGAATCGAACCGGCGGCGTAGGAACTTTCTACGTCGACGGGGCAGCGGTAGCAACCTTCTCTCCCCTGCCGAGCAACGTCGACATCAGTTCCATGTCGACGTTGCAGCTCGGCGGCAGCCGCCTGTTTGCTACTCTAGGCGAGTACCTGCTTGACGAGATCGAAATCTTCAATGGTGTGTTAGAGGCGGGCGATGTCAAGCGCATCTTCGACGCGGGGCCGTCGGGGAAATGCTTCAACATCATACCTGTGCCCCCGCCCCACCGCCCCGGGACGGCGCGGCAGCCATGA